From the Desulfovibrio sp. UIB00 genome, one window contains:
- a CDS encoding phospholipase D-like domain-containing protein, whose protein sequence is MLLFFETLGLIVAHILSWVAVCHALLTKHDPRAALGWTVTALFLPVVGPILYACFGISRAESRASRIMRRQQPLEPDYAHPPFSKVPPENIPDSIARMEHIGRVLTEQHLSTGNAVAPLRNGDQAYPAMLAAIENAKDHVFLCTYIFNAGQVATAFGEALARAAERGVDARLLVDGIGMLYSLRKPWKKLAKRGVRVALFMPPRLFPPNFSINLRNHRKMLVCDTVAFTGGMNIADDNIAAGKTKYVQDMHFQCEGPIVDQLRRAFLLNWGFCTNNYTPLPPATTLPRGESRCRIIMDGPGSEADILNDIYCAVINAARRSVRIMTPYFLPSHGLVSALRSAGQRGVDVRVVLPEKNNLFYVHWAQYRLLPTLLEAGVRVWYQQPPFAHTKLLAVDGYYSQIGSANLDARSLRLNFELNMEVFNPDVHDQITAHIDRAIITGREITRDYLAALSLPVKLRNAACWIFSPYL, encoded by the coding sequence ATGCTGCTATTTTTTGAAACACTGGGCCTCATTGTCGCCCACATACTTTCGTGGGTTGCCGTCTGCCACGCCCTGCTGACCAAACATGACCCCCGCGCTGCCCTTGGCTGGACGGTCACGGCCCTGTTTCTGCCTGTTGTAGGCCCCATTCTGTACGCCTGTTTTGGCATCAGCAGAGCAGAAAGCAGGGCCAGCCGCATCATGCGGCGCCAGCAGCCCCTGGAGCCGGATTACGCCCATCCGCCCTTTTCCAAGGTCCCACCGGAAAATATCCCTGACAGCATAGCCCGCATGGAACACATCGGGCGTGTACTCACCGAGCAGCACCTGAGCACCGGCAATGCCGTCGCCCCTTTGCGCAACGGCGATCAGGCCTACCCGGCAATGCTTGCTGCCATAGAAAATGCCAAGGATCACGTTTTTCTCTGCACCTATATTTTCAACGCAGGTCAGGTTGCGACGGCCTTTGGCGAGGCCCTGGCCCGAGCTGCGGAGCGCGGCGTAGACGCCCGCCTGTTGGTGGACGGTATCGGCATGCTCTATTCCCTGCGCAAGCCGTGGAAAAAGCTTGCCAAACGTGGGGTGCGCGTGGCCCTGTTCATGCCGCCGCGCCTGTTTCCGCCCAATTTCAGCATAAACCTGCGCAACCACCGAAAAATGCTGGTGTGCGACACCGTGGCCTTTACCGGCGGCATGAACATTGCGGACGACAACATCGCCGCAGGCAAGACCAAGTACGTGCAGGACATGCACTTCCAGTGCGAAGGCCCCATTGTGGACCAGCTGCGCCGCGCATTTTTGCTCAACTGGGGTTTCTGCACCAATAACTACACCCCCCTGCCGCCAGCCACCACCCTGCCGCGCGGCGAAAGCCGCTGCCGCATCATCATGGACGGCCCCGGCTCCGAGGCGGATATCCTCAACGACATCTACTGCGCCGTCATCAATGCGGCCCGGCGCTCCGTGCGCATCATGACGCCCTACTTTCTGCCCTCGCACGGTCTTGTCTCCGCACTGCGCTCCGCCGGGCAACGCGGCGTGGACGTGCGCGTGGTGCTGCCTGAAAAAAACAATCTGTTCTACGTACACTGGGCGCAATACCGCCTGCTGCCCACCCTGCTGGAAGCTGGCGTACGCGTGTGGTACCAGCAGCCCCCCTTTGCCCACACCAAGCTGCTGGCCGTGGACGGCTACTATTCGCAGATAGGTTCGGCCAATCTGGACGCCCGCAGCCTGCGCCTGAATTTTGAGCTGAACATGGAAGTGTTCAACCCGGATGTGCACGACCAGATCACTGCCCACATAGACCGGGCCATCATCACGGGGCGCGAAATCACCAGGGATTACCTTGCTGCCCTGTCCCTGCCCGTAAAGCTGCGCAATGCCGCCTGCTGGATATTTTCGCCCTATCTGTAA
- a CDS encoding universal stress protein, producing MYKTILIPVSGKNGLSRAKSALNHAKNLACGDIVLLHIFEPLPQIVGGEAHAELLAEQKAKGQTLLNTVVAEMEKPAGSVRCRVEEGTTAETIIRVAHEENADLIIMFTDGRDGLQDMLLGSITERVLRNTDTPLLAIRR from the coding sequence ATGTACAAGACCATTCTTATACCTGTGAGCGGCAAAAACGGCCTCAGCCGTGCCAAGTCTGCCCTGAATCACGCCAAAAATCTTGCCTGCGGCGATATTGTCCTCCTGCACATTTTTGAGCCGCTGCCCCAGATTGTGGGTGGCGAGGCCCACGCCGAGCTTTTGGCGGAACAGAAGGCCAAGGGACAGACACTGTTGAACACTGTGGTGGCGGAAATGGAAAAGCCCGCCGGGTCTGTGCGCTGCCGCGTAGAAGAAGGCACCACGGCTGAAACCATCATTCGCGTGGCGCATGAAGAAAATGCCGACCTTATCATCATGTTCACTGATGGGCGCGATGGGCTGCAAGACATGCTGCTCGGTTCCATTACAGAGCGTGTGCTGCGCAATACCGACACGCCGCTGCTGGCCATACGCCGCTAG
- a CDS encoding response regulator: MTLTSSGILRALLRACALFLCIACAGIGAPSTAHSGMIPPVLRSANTPLLPDLQYFIDVTGTMDVEEAAAPSNSQMFKPLNVKELPRVTGVMWLRFTLAPLPAGGRSQAMLLDMGPDIPADPVLYEPAANPATDSVEWREILPSHRNVMLLPEPGADPITCYIRLDGLPGIWFSPMLRSPQDAASNWGSLAGTAALLALAVVMLLCLLRGLSERGQWRIWTALYVGVALAQGIFGMPAYGSGSITLNQALAVLAPGLALMLLPHVGRHLMRTRGRSPLLDAQFILLSLPGAALALLPLLPGFSWSIRFLSLWPACTAIFTLSALGGALMGLGGSRRFLLGCLVPPLFVAAGVKGLDYGYAANLLASAPLWGTALSALLIAGTGLPRDAAQAEETNKATKRESAAASKRNAAALDAALISSSLGAGANDAPISLDTPLDDPNLRLLPPSAVSGKTAADFSALPVDISDNSDLEPVAAPARNQKKSASAVDPGMWENLLRPPLDRLMREGAALGHCSLPPAVRQYAENMLGAAGDLARIIDNPGKELDQTSVGEQRVAFNLQHLVREAHDAVTTAAENSGIGLAWYMPPLLGHMYEGQAKALRETLGLLLESAVRATTRGAVHLSVRRVPETADPGHLLFTVTDTGAGIPPRDRSSLALTRAWELAGSNSGYLNVECGPQGTSIAFTLRLKPLENETGTEAAPEPQRAPTITVVAESAVDRQALAHMITTLGCNSTQARSMREALECNREAPALMLVAQYPHDGPAEADALGRFEAEALKAGLPVFKALAVTKDNTRWDELADTGYTHALLEPVDAEAFAATLREVLDEAGFTGHGPAVPPVSAPAPAAEEHDPVPPAEEISLPAHEEGLSKSESLPTNAAPIVQAQEQNHLPDLFGHDASLQNALPDTGASMDSQLLTMPLSHEGLLSSPQSLNFGTADQSDMLLPMMEDSSQAEEDAPIELTDLLPPENAAQDAGQALSTMPNTPETSLEEPAAAVPAPFDDAQIEKEAAPGEEQTAPQQPEPLDILSNTAQPEPLSMQAEAEYQPEAQPEIIAEILPEPLAEEPQKADTATTQQEPAQAANNTDAEFMASAGLEGPQWAAEAPAAQASEPEPEPARESEAEDAAALQESSASAPVEQAELVTDTPIVTPVPEATEQMPAPADKTPDALETLAWPEPEQHPGPTPATRETVTPAEFLEASLPSDSDMPEAAEQPAAESADPLKAMTGRAGEATLSPVNTAAFDVPAPAGKGAWDTYSLQDEWVGEPMPIGTPIKTANPVAQSAPRPAQGFGQDSGQAMPQPAARDALSAAAATRPVAAPAREEKSYISPSLAHPGEWVGEPMPMTKPAMQEDTSGVANQAPKRDSGHTADEKRARQAEMPRTATGRLILKLLGSAGDRPLGADNEPLHGGKPDLMADLAAMPRQDDVQAAPPAHAGTPRAGASADVSANVAEPQRTAAHLKGKTTGNSIMNFIAGAAEALRHNGHDNAQHGPQGAHSGETAAAQAPEAESHRAVPAEQRTSEPQPAAFAPQAPVQPTAPREMDQTIPQLVARLDAAMDDAQQGFKNRRCAVVGDAANRIATESDAFGFRVLARMARCVERAAKANDMNALRDLLPELAVAVERNRIGLTPRR, from the coding sequence ATGACTCTCACTTCCTCCGGCATTTTGCGTGCGTTGCTGCGCGCCTGCGCCCTTTTTTTGTGCATAGCATGCGCAGGTATTGGAGCGCCGTCCACGGCGCACAGCGGCATGATTCCGCCCGTGTTGCGTTCTGCAAACACGCCGCTGCTGCCCGACCTGCAATACTTTATTGACGTGACGGGAACCATGGATGTGGAGGAGGCTGCCGCCCCTTCCAACAGCCAGATGTTCAAACCCCTGAACGTCAAGGAACTGCCGCGAGTCACCGGCGTGATGTGGCTGCGCTTTACCCTGGCCCCTCTGCCCGCAGGGGGACGCTCACAGGCAATGCTGCTGGACATGGGGCCGGATATTCCGGCTGACCCTGTTCTGTACGAACCCGCCGCCAACCCGGCGACAGACAGCGTTGAATGGCGCGAGATTCTCCCGAGCCACCGCAATGTGATGTTGCTGCCCGAGCCGGGGGCCGACCCGATCACCTGCTACATCCGTCTCGACGGCCTGCCGGGCATCTGGTTTTCACCCATGCTGCGCAGCCCGCAGGACGCCGCCTCCAACTGGGGCAGCCTTGCGGGCACAGCCGCCTTGCTGGCTCTTGCCGTGGTCATGCTGTTGTGCCTTTTGCGCGGACTCTCCGAAAGAGGCCAGTGGCGCATCTGGACAGCGCTTTACGTAGGCGTTGCTCTTGCGCAAGGCATATTTGGCATGCCTGCCTACGGCTCCGGCAGCATAACCCTGAATCAGGCCCTGGCGGTGCTTGCGCCAGGTCTGGCGCTTATGCTCCTGCCCCATGTGGGCCGTCATCTTATGCGCACGAGGGGCCGCTCCCCCCTGCTGGACGCCCAGTTTATATTGCTTTCCCTGCCGGGAGCGGCACTAGCCCTGCTGCCGCTCCTTCCTGGTTTTAGCTGGAGCATCCGTTTTCTTTCCCTCTGGCCTGCCTGCACGGCGATCTTTACCCTGAGCGCCCTTGGCGGGGCCCTCATGGGGCTTGGCGGCTCACGGCGTTTTCTTTTGGGCTGCCTTGTGCCCCCCCTGTTTGTGGCTGCGGGCGTCAAGGGGCTTGATTACGGCTACGCCGCAAATCTGCTGGCTTCTGCTCCCCTGTGGGGCACGGCCCTGAGCGCCCTGCTCATTGCCGGAACAGGCCTGCCGCGTGACGCTGCCCAAGCCGAAGAAACCAACAAGGCCACAAAGCGCGAATCCGCAGCAGCGAGCAAACGTAACGCCGCCGCGCTGGATGCGGCGCTGATCAGTTCCAGCCTAGGCGCCGGGGCAAACGATGCCCCCATCAGTCTTGATACACCGCTGGACGACCCGAATCTGCGTCTCTTGCCTCCCTCTGCCGTCTCAGGCAAAACCGCTGCTGACTTTTCCGCCCTGCCAGTGGATATTTCTGACAATTCCGATCTGGAACCAGTTGCAGCGCCTGCCAGAAACCAGAAAAAATCAGCCTCCGCCGTTGACCCCGGCATGTGGGAAAACCTGCTGCGCCCGCCGCTGGATCGCCTCATGCGCGAGGGTGCTGCTCTCGGCCATTGCTCTCTGCCCCCTGCGGTGCGTCAGTATGCTGAGAACATGCTTGGTGCGGCTGGTGATCTTGCCAGAATTATTGACAATCCTGGCAAAGAGCTGGACCAGACCAGTGTTGGCGAACAGCGCGTGGCCTTCAACCTGCAGCATCTTGTCCGCGAGGCGCACGATGCCGTGACCACCGCCGCCGAGAATTCAGGAATTGGCCTTGCGTGGTACATGCCCCCACTGCTGGGCCACATGTATGAAGGACAGGCCAAAGCCCTGCGCGAAACCCTCGGTCTGCTGCTTGAAAGCGCCGTGCGAGCCACCACAAGGGGTGCAGTGCACCTTTCTGTGCGGCGTGTACCCGAAACCGCCGATCCGGGCCATCTGCTGTTTACCGTGACCGACACCGGGGCGGGTATTCCGCCGCGCGACAGATCTTCGCTGGCGCTCACCCGTGCATGGGAATTGGCCGGTTCCAACAGCGGTTACCTCAATGTGGAATGCGGCCCGCAGGGAACATCTATTGCCTTTACCCTGCGCCTGAAGCCGCTGGAGAACGAAACCGGAACAGAAGCTGCGCCGGAACCACAGCGCGCGCCCACCATTACTGTGGTGGCCGAAAGCGCCGTTGACCGGCAGGCCTTGGCCCACATGATAACCACCCTTGGCTGCAACAGCACCCAGGCCCGCAGCATGCGCGAGGCGCTGGAATGCAACCGCGAAGCTCCCGCACTCATGCTCGTGGCCCAGTATCCCCACGACGGCCCCGCAGAGGCGGACGCTCTGGGCCGTTTTGAGGCCGAAGCCCTCAAGGCCGGGCTGCCCGTATTCAAGGCCCTTGCCGTCACCAAGGACAATACCCGCTGGGATGAACTGGCAGACACGGGGTACACCCACGCCCTGCTCGAGCCTGTGGATGCGGAAGCCTTTGCCGCTACCCTGCGCGAAGTGCTCGACGAAGCAGGATTTACAGGCCACGGCCCGGCCGTACCACCCGTGTCGGCCCCTGCCCCTGCGGCAGAAGAACACGATCCTGTGCCGCCGGCAGAGGAAATTTCCCTGCCCGCTCACGAGGAAGGCTTGTCCAAATCCGAGAGCCTGCCAACCAATGCTGCACCCATAGTACAGGCACAGGAGCAAAACCATCTGCCCGATCTCTTCGGCCACGATGCATCCTTGCAGAATGCCCTGCCGGACACTGGCGCATCCATGGATTCTCAGCTGTTGACAATGCCGCTGTCGCATGAAGGGTTGCTGTCTTCCCCGCAATCCTTGAATTTTGGCACTGCCGACCAGTCCGACATGCTGCTGCCCATGATGGAAGATTCCTCGCAGGCAGAAGAAGACGCGCCCATTGAGCTGACAGATCTTTTGCCCCCCGAAAACGCAGCACAGGATGCCGGGCAGGCGCTTTCCACCATGCCGAACACTCCAGAAACTTCCTTGGAGGAACCTGCCGCCGCTGTCCCTGCTCCTTTTGACGATGCCCAGATCGAAAAGGAAGCAGCTCCGGGAGAAGAACAAACAGCGCCACAACAGCCTGAACCGCTGGATATTTTGTCCAATACGGCCCAACCCGAGCCTCTCAGCATGCAGGCCGAAGCAGAGTATCAGCCCGAAGCGCAGCCGGAAATTATTGCGGAGATTTTGCCGGAGCCATTGGCAGAAGAGCCGCAGAAAGCTGACACGGCCACCACGCAGCAGGAACCCGCGCAGGCGGCGAACAACACTGACGCAGAATTTATGGCCTCGGCTGGCCTGGAAGGCCCGCAGTGGGCGGCAGAAGCCCCTGCTGCCCAAGCGAGCGAGCCTGAGCCTGAACCAGCACGAGAATCCGAAGCCGAGGATGCGGCAGCACTGCAAGAGAGCTCCGCCTCTGCACCAGTGGAACAGGCGGAACTCGTCACAGATACGCCCATAGTCACACCTGTTCCAGAAGCAACGGAGCAAATGCCTGCCCCGGCGGACAAGACGCCTGACGCCCTTGAAACCCTTGCATGGCCCGAGCCAGAACAGCATCCCGGCCCAACCCCTGCGACCAGAGAAACAGTTACCCCGGCAGAATTTCTTGAGGCTTCCCTGCCTTCGGATTCAGATATGCCCGAAGCAGCAGAGCAGCCCGCCGCCGAAAGCGCCGACCCGCTCAAGGCCATGACAGGCAGAGCTGGAGAAGCCACGCTGTCTCCTGTCAACACCGCAGCCTTTGATGTCCCCGCGCCTGCTGGCAAGGGCGCATGGGATACTTACAGCCTTCAGGATGAATGGGTGGGTGAGCCAATGCCCATTGGCACCCCCATCAAAACAGCCAACCCTGTGGCGCAGTCTGCGCCCCGACCTGCGCAAGGCTTTGGGCAAGACTCTGGGCAAGCCATGCCACAGCCAGCCGCACGGGATGCCCTGTCTGCCGCCGCTGCCACTCGACCCGTTGCTGCGCCTGCCAGAGAAGAAAAAAGCTATATCAGCCCCAGCCTCGCGCACCCTGGGGAATGGGTTGGCGAACCCATGCCCATGACCAAGCCCGCCATGCAGGAGGATACCTCCGGCGTGGCCAACCAAGCCCCCAAGCGGGATTCCGGGCATACCGCAGATGAAAAACGTGCCCGTCAGGCTGAAATGCCCCGCACCGCAACCGGGCGGCTCATTCTCAAATTGCTGGGCAGCGCTGGCGACCGCCCCCTTGGGGCCGACAACGAGCCTCTGCACGGCGGCAAGCCTGACCTCATGGCGGATCTGGCGGCCATGCCCCGTCAGGATGATGTGCAGGCCGCGCCCCCAGCGCATGCTGGCACACCCCGCGCGGGGGCATCTGCCGATGTTTCTGCCAACGTTGCGGAACCCCAGCGTACCGCCGCTCATCTCAAGGGCAAGACAACTGGCAATTCCATCATGAATTTCATTGCAGGCGCCGCAGAGGCGCTGCGCCATAATGGGCATGACAACGCTCAGCATGGGCCTCAAGGCGCTCACTCCGGTGAAACAGCAGCGGCACAGGCCCCTGAGGCCGAGAGCCATCGTGCGGTCCCTGCGGAACAGAGAACCTCGGAACCACAACCTGCCGCATTTGCGCCGCAGGCTCCTGTGCAGCCCACAGCCCCGCGCGAAATGGATCAAACCATTCCGCAGCTAGTGGCACGGCTTGATGCCGCCATGGACGATGCCCAACAGGGCTTCAAAAACCGCCGCTGCGCGGTGGTGGGTGATGCGGCCAACCGCATTGCCACGGAATCCGACGCCTTTGGCTTCCGCGTGCTGGCCCGAATGGCCCGTTGTGTGGAGCGAGCCGCCAAGGCCAATGACATGAACGCACTGCGCGACCTGCTGCCCGAGCTGGCCGTGGCGGTTGAACGCAACCGCATCGGCCTGACACCGCGCCGCTGA
- a CDS encoding tetratricopeptide repeat protein, whose protein sequence is MANKKPPKKSADTPTAAQTSAPADTTSTPETAPQAEQAHGISKVSKGVFFVGIAVALVLGVYVGSLVPSIFTQEPAQQTPAGQTQATAQAPGQPAAQPSGQTKQDNQPPIPPELAAKIVSMEQNVLANPKDAQNWADLGNLYFDTGQSRKAASAYERSLALAPDNADVLTDLGIMYRELGEYDKAVASFRRASSVNPRHENAMFNEGVVLYFDLKRKDDAMKAWQRLLAVNPAARAPDGQSVSDVIRNLR, encoded by the coding sequence ATGGCAAACAAAAAGCCCCCCAAAAAGTCCGCAGACACTCCCACGGCCGCGCAGACTTCCGCGCCCGCCGACACCACATCCACCCCGGAAACCGCCCCCCAGGCTGAACAGGCCCACGGCATCAGCAAGGTCAGCAAGGGTGTTTTTTTTGTAGGCATCGCCGTGGCCCTCGTGCTGGGCGTTTATGTGGGCAGCCTTGTGCCGTCAATATTCACGCAGGAGCCTGCGCAGCAGACGCCCGCAGGTCAAACGCAGGCGACAGCTCAGGCCCCGGGGCAGCCTGCTGCTCAACCTTCCGGCCAGACCAAGCAGGACAACCAGCCCCCCATTCCGCCCGAACTGGCAGCCAAGATCGTCTCCATGGAACAAAACGTCCTTGCCAACCCAAAGGACGCGCAGAACTGGGCAGACCTTGGCAACCTCTATTTTGACACCGGTCAGTCGCGTAAGGCCGCCAGCGCCTACGAGCGTTCGCTGGCTCTTGCCCCGGACAATGCCGATGTCCTGACCGACCTTGGCATCATGTACCGCGAGCTTGGCGAATACGACAAGGCCGTGGCGAGCTTCCGCCGCGCTTCCAGCGTCAATCCCCGGCATGAAAACGCCATGTTCAACGAGGGCGTGGTGCTTTACTTCGACCTCAAGCGCAAGGACGACGCCATGAAGGCATGGCAGCGCCTGCTGGCAGTCAACCCCGCTGCGCGCGCGCCTGACGGGCAGTCCGTTTCTGATGTAATCAGAAACCTGCGCTAG
- a CDS encoding MFS transporter — translation MPRKHLHGPAARQTEAGFIEAFAAICRGNFLVVTCINMLLMTDYYLIFVTGTAHVQKTFGTSLSTAGLTSGIMVIGCLVGRFLTGNQLSTFGGKPCLLAGLLLFTASIGGLFLVDSLPILFVQRFAAGFGIGVAGTATGAIVAYVVPVRFHGLGIGLFTMSAALALAFGPFLGIFLSLRYGYHTLMLLNAGISLLCLGIFCFLRNLPPMRQPSRPVLSLYSYIDPRVVRFSLVALVVCPSYGCIQAFLPSFAAEHGLTGAASIFFLCYAGAALLTRPHSGRLFDRHGEHVILYPALLLTALALLVLSRAESAAVLLCAGLLLGVGFANFQSVGQAVSLSLVSRSRYAQATTTFYIFFDLGIGLGPYIFGHLIPSMGYSGMYLILSIVVLASVGIYRIVHGGGTR, via the coding sequence ATGCCCAGGAAACACCTTCACGGCCCAGCGGCCCGGCAGACGGAAGCAGGTTTCATTGAGGCCTTTGCCGCCATTTGCCGGGGCAACTTTTTGGTTGTCACCTGCATCAACATGTTGTTGATGACGGACTACTATCTCATCTTTGTGACCGGCACGGCCCATGTGCAAAAAACCTTTGGCACCAGTCTGAGTACAGCAGGGCTGACTTCCGGTATCATGGTCATCGGCTGCCTTGTGGGGAGGTTCCTTACCGGCAACCAGCTTTCCACATTTGGGGGCAAACCCTGCCTGCTTGCGGGCCTGCTGCTGTTTACCGCAAGCATTGGCGGCCTGTTTCTGGTGGATTCTCTGCCCATACTTTTTGTGCAGCGCTTTGCGGCCGGCTTTGGCATAGGCGTTGCCGGAACTGCCACAGGAGCCATTGTGGCCTATGTGGTTCCTGTACGGTTTCACGGCCTGGGCATAGGCCTTTTTACCATGAGTGCCGCACTGGCTCTGGCTTTTGGGCCATTTTTAGGCATCTTTCTTTCCCTCAGATACGGATACCACACTCTCATGCTGCTCAATGCGGGCATCAGCCTGCTGTGCCTGGGTATTTTCTGCTTTTTGCGCAACCTGCCGCCCATGCGCCAGCCATCGCGTCCGGTCTTGAGCCTGTACAGCTATATTGATCCGCGTGTGGTGCGCTTTTCGCTGGTGGCTCTTGTCGTATGCCCGAGCTATGGCTGCATACAGGCATTCTTGCCTTCCTTTGCGGCTGAGCACGGACTCACGGGCGCAGCCAGCATTTTTTTTCTGTGTTACGCTGGGGCGGCACTGCTCACGCGGCCCCATAGCGGCCGCCTGTTTGATCGGCATGGCGAACACGTGATTTTGTACCCCGCCCTGCTACTCACGGCTCTGGCTCTTTTGGTGCTTTCGCGCGCCGAAAGCGCCGCCGTGCTGCTGTGCGCGGGCCTGCTACTGGGCGTGGGCTTTGCCAACTTTCAATCTGTGGGGCAGGCGGTATCCCTCTCGCTGGTTTCACGCTCGCGCTATGCGCAGGCAACCACAACATTCTACATTTTTTTTGACCTTGGCATCGGCCTTGGGCCGTACATATTCGGCCACCTTATTCCCTCAATGGGCTACAGCGGCATGTATCTGATCCTGAGCATCGTGGTTCTGGCTTCGGTTGGCATATACCGCATTGTTCACGGTGGAGGGACACGCTGA
- a CDS encoding MarR family transcriptional regulator — MELVYKWITLANRHYYMYLNRALAPFGINSSQYLFILNLCRDPGITQDKLPERICVNKSNVARTLAQLEKKGLIRRQVNPVDKRTAAVFPTERARELYPQIMEVIATWDDAVTSVLSAQEKENLLEFMQRVADKAAALRGASTASLRK, encoded by the coding sequence ATGGAACTTGTCTACAAATGGATCACGCTGGCCAACCGGCATTACTACATGTACCTCAACCGGGCGCTTGCGCCTTTTGGCATCAACAGCAGCCAGTATCTGTTCATTCTCAATCTGTGCCGCGACCCTGGCATCACTCAGGACAAGTTGCCCGAACGTATCTGCGTGAACAAAAGCAACGTTGCCCGTACGCTGGCCCAGCTTGAAAAGAAAGGGCTTATCCGGCGGCAGGTTAATCCTGTGGACAAGCGGACGGCGGCGGTTTTTCCCACCGAGCGGGCGCGGGAGCTGTATCCGCAGATAATGGAAGTTATTGCAACATGGGACGATGCTGTGACCAGCGTGCTCAGCGCCCAGGAAAAGGAAAATCTGCTGGAATTCATGCAGCGCGTAGCGGACAAGGCCGCTGCCCTGCGCGGGGCAAGCACTGCTTCCCTCAGAAAGTAG
- a CDS encoding L-serine ammonia-lyase, which translates to MLSIFDLFKIGIGPSSSHTIGPMIAGKAFAGELAVLGMLPMVGRVKVELYGSLALTGEGHGTIGAVLAGLEGEEPQEVDIAHMARRTADLQNNANLVLMCAYTIPFNFERDVCQHKGIFLPKHSNAMTLSAFSADGVLIYSKNFYSIGGGFIRTDEDFDSPRELYATPPHPYEKASELFDICARENKTIAQIVMANEVFWRSESEVNERVTAIIDVMREAVERGCYTDGVLPGGYNVRRRAPNLLRKVSALQAAGRRDLSLWPMLYAFAVAEENASGGRIVTAPTNGAAGIVPAVLLYYLNFYPHATDDGARDFLLTAGAIGLFYKLNASISGAEVGCQGEVGVACSMAAGAYCAVTGGNVKQVEVAAEIGMEHNLGLTCDPVGGLVQIPCIERNGVAAERAVNCAQLSRLEDGRQRVISLDDIIEVMYRTGLDLQSRYKETSLGGLAEAVAKVMERKKMAPGASGK; encoded by the coding sequence ATGCTCAGCATTTTTGATCTGTTCAAGATCGGCATCGGGCCGTCCAGTTCCCATACCATTGGCCCCATGATTGCGGGCAAAGCCTTTGCGGGCGAGCTTGCGGTTTTGGGCATGCTGCCCATGGTAGGCCGGGTAAAGGTTGAGCTTTACGGTTCGCTGGCGCTTACCGGCGAGGGGCACGGCACCATTGGGGCCGTGCTGGCGGGGCTTGAAGGCGAGGAACCACAGGAAGTGGACATTGCCCATATGGCCCGCCGCACTGCGGATCTGCAAAACAATGCCAATCTGGTGCTCATGTGCGCCTACACCATCCCTTTTAATTTTGAGCGCGATGTGTGCCAGCACAAGGGCATATTTTTACCCAAACATTCCAATGCGATGACGCTTTCGGCCTTTAGCGCAGACGGCGTGCTGATATATTCCAAAAATTTCTATTCCATCGGCGGCGGGTTTATCCGCACGGACGAGGATTTTGACAGCCCGCGCGAACTGTACGCCACGCCCCCCCATCCATACGAAAAAGCCTCGGAGCTTTTTGATATCTGCGCCCGCGAAAACAAGACCATCGCGCAGATCGTTATGGCCAACGAAGTGTTCTGGCGGTCTGAAAGCGAGGTCAATGAGCGCGTAACGGCCATCATAGACGTCATGCGCGAAGCCGTAGAACGCGGCTGCTATACTGACGGCGTGCTGCCGGGCGGGTACAATGTGCGCCGTCGCGCCCCTAACCTGCTGCGCAAGGTCAGCGCCCTGCAAGCAGCCGGACGGCGCGACCTCAGTCTGTGGCCCATGCTCTATGCCTTTGCCGTGGCGGAAGAAAACGCCTCCGGCGGGCGCATTGTGACCGCTCCCACCAATGGCGCGGCGGGCATTGTGCCCGCAGTGCTGCTGTACTATCTGAATTTTTACCCCCATGCCACGGATGACGGCGCACGCGATTTTCTGCTTACTGCCGGGGCTATTGGCCTGTTCTACAAGCTCAATGCGTCCATTTCCGGCGCGGAGGTGGGCTGCCAGGGCGAAGTGGGCGTGGCCTGCTCCATGGCTGCTGGCGCGTACTGCGCGGTTACGGGCGGCAACGTCAAGCAGGTGGAAGTGGCGGCGGAAATCGGCATGGAGCACAACCTCGGCCTTACCTGTGATCCTGTGGGAGGGCTGGTGCAGATTCCCTGCATTGAGCGCAACGGCGTGGCCGCAGAGCGCGCGGTCAACTGCGCCCAGTTGTCGCGGCTGGAAGACGGACGGCAGCGGGTGATCTCGCTGGATGATATCATTGAAGTCATGTACCGTACCGGGCTTGATTTGCAGTCGCGCTACAAGGAGACCTCGCTCGGCGGGCTGGCCGAGGCCGTAGCAAAGGTTATGGAGCGCAAAAAAATGGCGCCGGGGGCATCCGGCAAATAG
- a CDS encoding HdeA/HdeB family chaperone: MKKVCFAIVLAAMLALPMTASAKSDKIDFGKLPCSSFVQLDAQTMTMFYFWLDGYASAKTGDTTLDVNAVENNLTQIMKVCKQSPNKTVLSVIAD; this comes from the coding sequence ATGAAAAAAGTATGTTTTGCAATCGTGCTGGCGGCCATGCTTGCCTTGCCCATGACTGCCTCGGCAAAGAGCGACAAAATAGATTTCGGCAAGCTGCCTTGCAGTTCATTTGTGCAGTTGGACGCCCAGACCATGACCATGTTCTATTTCTGGCTTGATGGTTACGCCAGCGCCAAAACTGGCGACACGACTCTGGATGTCAACGCTGTGGAAAACAACCTGACCCAGATCATGAAGGTCTGCAAACAGAGCCCCAACAAGACCGTGCTTTCGGTTATTGCCGACTAA